In the bacterium genome, one interval contains:
- a CDS encoding co-chaperone GroES: MEKLQPVNGNVIIKIIEQKEGKTSGGIIIPETAKEKPTEGNIMAVSADSSDEISVGDRVIFKEYSGTKVTHQNEEFLVIQESEILAKIVEVDSI, translated from the coding sequence ATGGAAAAATTACAACCGGTTAACGGAAATGTTATTATTAAAATAATTGAACAAAAAGAAGGAAAAACAAGCGGCGGCATTATTATTCCAGAAACCGCAAAGGAAAAGCCTACTGAAGGCAATATCATGGCTGTTTCTGCTGATTCATCAGATGAGATCAGCGTAGGCGACCGCGTAATCTTTAAAGAGTACAGCGGAACAAAAGTAACCCACCAGAACGAAGAATTTCTTGTAATTCAGGAATCGGAAATTCTGGCAAAAATTGTTGAAGTGGATTCTATCTAA